A single window of Rana temporaria chromosome 1, aRanTem1.1, whole genome shotgun sequence DNA harbors:
- the FGFBP1 gene encoding fibroblast growth factor-binding protein 1, with amino-acid sequence MKLGRIALLGVTILLVTQILTVDANKQREGKKDREKANGNQKQRGANKEERKESPSSPAEKGKGSKGGKGSLQGKFVSKEKADCVWSVSGTETVALNVDCTKEGTKISCTFGGNPSACPKYATNEKPYWKQITRALRKQKNICQDQKAVLKSKECKKGPPEAHLSYIIPSVPTTGPRHHNHEEPKPTPKADTNAENDCVEDADVLEKQRMAKEYCGDSWHSWCSLFFSMVQGKTC; translated from the coding sequence ATGAAGCTGGGGAGAATTGCTTTGCTGGGTGTGACCATCTTACTGGTGACACAGATTCTCACGGTGGATGCAAATAAGCAAAGAGAAGGGAAGAAAGACAGAGAAAAGGCAAATGGAAACCAGAAACAGAGAGGAGCTAACAAAGAAGAGAGAAAGGAATCTCCCTCCAGTCCTGCAGAAAAAGGGAAAGGCTCCAAAGGAGGGAAAGGTTCTCTTCAAGGGAAATTTGTTAGCAAGGAGAAAGCAGACTGTGTGTGGTCCGTGTCTGGTACTGAGACTGTGGCTTTAAATGTTGACTGCACTAAAGAGGGCACTAAAATATCTTGTACCTTTGGTGGAAATCCCTCAGCGTGCCCAAAGTATGCCACAAATGAAAAACCCTACTGGAAACAAATCACTCGGGCACTAAGAAAGCAGAAGAACATTTGCCAGGATCAAAAGGCTGTGTTGAAATCTAAGGAGTGCAAGAAAGGACCACCAGAGGCCCACTTGAGCTACATCATTCCCAGTGTGCCAACAACTGGACCAAGGCATCATAACCATGAAGAACCTAAGCCAACACCCAAGGCCGACACTAACGCAGAAAATGACTGTGTGGAGGATGCAGATGTCCTTGAAAAGCAAAGAATGGCCAAAGAGTATTGTGGGGACTCGTGGCATTCATGGTGCTCCTTGTTCTTTTCAATGGTGCAGGGAAAAACCTGCTAA